GTCCGATGACGTCGCCCGCTGCCCATACTTTCGGCGCGGTCGTTCGCAGGAATGCGTCGACGACCACGAAGCCAGCCTCGTCGGTACGTACCCCGACGTGCTCGAGGCCGAGGCCGTCCGTATTCGGCTTCCGACCCGCGGCGACGAGCAGATGATCTGCCCGAAAGGTGACTTCGCGTCCCTGCCGTTCACCCGTCACCGCGACGCCATCTCCCTCGGGGCGGACCGCCCGGACGGCGATGCCGGTGACCACGTTTACGCCCTCGTCGACGAGCGCCCGCGTAATCGCCCCCGACACCTCGGGCTCGTGCGACGGCAGCACGCGCGGGCTCCTTTCCAGGATCGTGACCGCGCTACCGAAACGGCAAAACATCTGGCCCAGCTCCAGGGCGATGTATCCGCCGCCCACCACCACGAGCGACCGCGGGATTTGCGCCAACCCGCTTCCTCCGGCCGACTCCAGCAGGTCGGACGTCAGGTACGGGACGCGATCGAGGCCCTCGATCGGAGGCAAGAAGGGGCGCGAACCGGTCGCGATCAGCACGTGCTTTCCGACCAGCCGCCGCCCGTCCACCTCGACCACGCCGTCGGGACCGAAGCGCGCCCGACCGGGATACACGGAGATCCGTTCGGAGTCGTTCACGATCGCCGCGTACTTCTTCTCCCGGTAGGCATCGATGACCTCGTCCTTCTGCGCCACGAGCGCGGCGAAGTCCACGTCCATGCCCTGACAACGCAGGCCCGGATAGCGCGGGCGGCGCGCATCCCACACGATGCGCGCGGCCTCGATGAGGTTCTTGCTGGGCAGGCACCCGCGGTTGACGCACGTCCCCCCGAGTGTTCGGCTCTCCGTCATCGCCACGGTGAACCCGAGCTCTGCCGCCCGAATCGCTGCGGCGAACGCCGTCGAGCCCGATCCGAGGATCACGAGGTCGTAGGCATCCACTCTGGCTCACCTCCCAAGATGCCAACGGACATCGAGCCGGGTGCCGCGGCTCGGTGCCCACGCTCCCCAAGCACGCGCCCCGTCCTCATGCTATACGTTCGACTCGACGGGAGGGTCAGGGGAGGCGCGGAAGGTCCTGGCGGACGAGGATGCCCTCCCCGGGCCTACCCGGTCCGATACCCCCGACGTACGGATGGCCGCCCTTCCACGGTTCCCAGCGAGCAGGAACCCGGCCACGCCCGGCCTTCGGACGCCTTTGACCCCGCCGGGCGGAGGCCCTTGCGGGCCCGGGCGTGGCCTTCGCGAGGGTCGGATCCCGCCGGCCGGCAAGCCCATGATCGAGCCGGTCAAGGGCAAACTCTGGCATAGGTGTCCTGACACCGGCCCGTTCCCTTCGGGTAGCCTTGGCCGACGATCGAACCTTCGCGGCTTGGACTAAACTTCGCCGCCGCTCCAACGGTCTCATCGGTCGGAGTTCACAGCACCCACACAAGTCGCGCTACAGCCGCGGCAGATGCACGGAGGTGAGGCGTGAGAAGGTCCGTTTCCCTTGTCGCCCTTGGGCTCGCCATCGTCGTGGCAGCGGGGCCGTGGCTCATGGTCAACCCACCGGAGGCGTTCGCCCAGCAGTCGCGTGCCCGGCGCCAGCCCTGCCTCACCGAGGCGCAACGCCGCCAGGCCGAGGCGATCTTCGATCGGCACCGCGTGCCCTTGCGGAACGCGCGCTTCCGGGTCGCTGACGAATCCCGGGCCCTGCGCCGCTTGCTCATCGCCGAAGGCACAACGCGCGCGCAGCTGGACGCCCAGGCCGCCCGCCTGGCCGAGGCCCGCAACGCGGCCCAGCGTGCGCGGATCGACTTCCTCTGGGAACTTCGGGCGGTCCTACCCGCCGACCAGCGCGAGCGCGCCATACGCTGCCTCATGCAGCAGTGGACGGGGCGCATGCGTCGCCGCTGACGCTCGCCGGAAACCCCACGGGCGCTAACCCGAGCCTCGGTTCCTGGTACCGAGGTGGACCGGGCCGCTGATGGCGTTCGTGCCATCCCTGGGACGCATCCACTATGATGAGCATGGTGGTCGGCGGCCGACCCTTTGCGGGTCGGGCGCCGGCTGTCCACTCTTGTCGGGAGGTCCTCGATGGCGCTTCCAGAGTTTCGCAACGAGTCGTTCTCGAACTTCGACGACGATGGCCCCCGGCAGGCGATGCGCGACGCGCTGACGGCGGTCGAAGCGCAGCTGGGTCTAGAGCTGCCGCTGGTGATCGGCGGAGAGAGGCTGTACGCGGCCGAGAAGTTCGAATCCTTCAACCCCTCTCGGTCGGACCAGGTCGTGGCAATCGCACAGAAGGGGCAAAGCGAGCACGTTGAGCGCGCGGTCGAGGCCGCCTGGCGTGTGTTCCCGGAGTGGAAGCGCGTCCCGCCCGAGGAAAAGGCCGCCCTGTTCTTGCGCGCTGCCGATCGGTTGCGCCGTCGCAAGTTCGAAGCCCAGGCGTGGATGATTTTCGAGGTCGGCAAGAACTGGGCCGAAGCCGATGGGGACGTCGCCGAAGCCATCGACCACCTCGAATACTTCGCGCGCGAGATTCTCCGGTACGCGGAAGGCCGACCGACGACGTGGCACCCACAGGAAGTCTCGTACTACTCATACGAGCCGATCGGAGTCGTCGCGGTCATCCCGCCGTGGAACTTCCCCCTGGCGATCCCGATGGGCATGGCGCTGGGCGCGATCGCCGCCGGCAACACCGTGGTGATGAAGCCCAGCAGCGACTCGCCCGCGACGATCTACCCGTTCGTGGAGGTCATGGAGCAGGCCGGTCTGCCGCCGGGCGTGCTGAACGTCGTCACCGGATCCGGATCGGTCGTCGGCGACGGGCTCGTGAACCACCCCCGCGTCCGGATGGTGGCGTTCACCGGCTCCCGCGATGTCGGCTGCCGCATCTACGAGCAAGCCGCGAAGGTCCAACCGGGGCAGATCTGGCTGAAGCGTGTGATCGCGGAGATGGGCGGCAAGAACGCGGTCATCGTCGACGAGGAGGCAGACCTGGACGAGGCCGTCGCCGCCGCGGTCGCTTCCGGGTACGGGTTCCAAGGCCAGAAGTGCTCGGCCGGCTCGCGGCTCGTGGTCACCGAGAAGGTGTACGAGGACGCGCTGGAAGCCTTCACCGCGCGCGTGCGCGCCTTGGAAGTCGGTCCGGCGAAGGACAACTATCCGGTCGGTCCGGTCATCAACGAGCGCGCGATGCGTACGATCCTCGACTACATCCGGATCGGCAAGGGCGAAGGACGCCTGCTGGCCGGGGGCGAGCCGGGCGACAGCGGTGGATACTACATCCAGCCGACGGTGTTCGCCGACGTCCCGCGCCAGGCACGCATCGCCCAGGAAGAGATCTTCGGTCCGGTCGTCGCAGTGATCAAGGCGCGCGACTTCGCCGACGCGCTGGATATCGCCAACGGCACCGAGTACGGGCTGACCGGCGCGGTCTTCACGCGCAACCCGGACAAGATCGCCAAGGCGCGCGCGGAGTTCGCCTGCGGCAACCTGTACATCAACCGCAAGTGCACCGGCGCGCTGGTCGGCGTGCACCCGTTCGGAGGGTTCAACATGAGCGGGACGGACGCGAAGGTGGGTGGACCGGACTACCTGCTATACTTCCTGCAGCCGAAGGTCACGTCGATCAAGCACCGCTAGGGGCCGGTCGTGCACAGGTTACGCGCCGACGAGTGGATCTGGGACGAAGAGCGCAGCGTCCTTCGTTTCGTCAACAGGGGTGAGGTCGTCGCTGAGGTGGCGCTGACCGGCGACGCACTGGACCTCTGGCGAAAGGCGCTGGAAGCCGGCACCGACATCGACGAGGTCGTGGCGGAAGCCCGCGCGCGCACCGAGCCGGAGGAACTGCAGAAGATCGACTGAAACGGACCGGTCACGGGGACGTAGCTCAGCGGGAGAGCACCTGCTTTGCACGCAGGGGGTCGGGGGTTCGAATCCCCTCGTCTCCACC
The DNA window shown above is from Armatimonadota bacterium and carries:
- the merA gene encoding mercury(II) reductase: MDAYDLVILGSGSTAFAAAIRAAELGFTVAMTESRTLGGTCVNRGCLPSKNLIEAARIVWDARRPRYPGLRCQGMDVDFAALVAQKDEVIDAYREKKYAAIVNDSERISVYPGRARFGPDGVVEVDGRRLVGKHVLIATGSRPFLPPIEGLDRVPYLTSDLLESAGGSGLAQIPRSLVVVGGGYIALELGQMFCRFGSAVTILERSPRVLPSHEPEVSGAITRALVDEGVNVVTGIAVRAVRPEGDGVAVTGERQGREVTFRADHLLVAAGRKPNTDGLGLEHVGVRTDEAGFVVVDAFLRTTAPKVWAAGDVIGRQWDAHQATPVGAHDGVIAATNALGTESRRVDHSVVPRTIFTDPQVATVGLTDAEAKRHGYRCSCRAVPMALVPRAAAVRDPRGVVKMVVEAGSTRVLGVSMVGVDAGEVIHEAAMALRFGATVHDFIDLVHVYPTMAEALKIVALSFYKDVERLSCCAE
- a CDS encoding periplasmic heavy metal sensor, translated to MRRSVSLVALGLAIVVAAGPWLMVNPPEAFAQQSRARRQPCLTEAQRRQAEAIFDRHRVPLRNARFRVADESRALRRLLIAEGTTRAQLDAQAARLAEARNAAQRARIDFLWELRAVLPADQRERAIRCLMQQWTGRMRRR
- the pruA gene encoding L-glutamate gamma-semialdehyde dehydrogenase; the protein is MALPEFRNESFSNFDDDGPRQAMRDALTAVEAQLGLELPLVIGGERLYAAEKFESFNPSRSDQVVAIAQKGQSEHVERAVEAAWRVFPEWKRVPPEEKAALFLRAADRLRRRKFEAQAWMIFEVGKNWAEADGDVAEAIDHLEYFAREILRYAEGRPTTWHPQEVSYYSYEPIGVVAVIPPWNFPLAIPMGMALGAIAAGNTVVMKPSSDSPATIYPFVEVMEQAGLPPGVLNVVTGSGSVVGDGLVNHPRVRMVAFTGSRDVGCRIYEQAAKVQPGQIWLKRVIAEMGGKNAVIVDEEADLDEAVAAAVASGYGFQGQKCSAGSRLVVTEKVYEDALEAFTARVRALEVGPAKDNYPVGPVINERAMRTILDYIRIGKGEGRLLAGGEPGDSGGYYIQPTVFADVPRQARIAQEEIFGPVVAVIKARDFADALDIANGTEYGLTGAVFTRNPDKIAKARAEFACGNLYINRKCTGALVGVHPFGGFNMSGTDAKVGGPDYLLYFLQPKVTSIKHR